A window of Tautonia marina contains these coding sequences:
- a CDS encoding glycosyltransferase family 2 protein: MRLLTAIPVYNEEAHLEPVLAEVLRHAPGDVLVVDDGSTDGTPERLARFPEVKVIRHERNRGYGAGLRSAFEATLAGGYDGLVTLDCDGQHEPALIPEIARHLDEADLVSGSRYLKIFDPSQVPPEQRRKINVEVTRWLNECLGFHLTDAFCGFKAYRASALRHFTISDDGYAMPLQVWVQAAQHGMAVVEVPVPLIYLDESRAFGGALDDAEYRLNHYRSVFQEALREARLEVAGGCCG; the protein is encoded by the coding sequence ATGCGCCTGCTCACGGCCATTCCCGTTTACAATGAAGAAGCCCACCTGGAACCGGTTCTGGCCGAGGTTTTGCGCCACGCGCCGGGAGACGTGCTGGTGGTCGATGATGGCTCGACCGACGGCACGCCGGAACGGCTCGCCCGGTTTCCGGAGGTGAAGGTCATTCGCCACGAGCGGAACCGAGGCTACGGGGCGGGGCTCCGAAGCGCCTTCGAGGCGACCCTGGCGGGAGGGTACGACGGCCTGGTGACGCTCGACTGCGACGGCCAGCACGAGCCGGCCCTGATCCCCGAGATTGCCCGTCATCTGGACGAGGCTGACCTGGTTTCGGGCAGTCGGTATCTGAAGATTTTCGACCCGAGCCAGGTTCCTCCGGAACAGCGTCGCAAGATCAATGTCGAGGTCACCCGGTGGCTCAACGAGTGCCTCGGGTTCCACCTGACCGACGCCTTCTGCGGCTTCAAGGCGTATCGGGCCAGTGCCTTGCGGCATTTCACGATCAGCGACGACGGCTATGCCATGCCGCTTCAGGTCTGGGTGCAGGCGGCCCAGCATGGGATGGCGGTGGTTGAGGTGCCGGTGCCGTTGATTTACCTGGACGAGTCTCGGGCGTTCGGCGGGGCGCTCGACGACGCCGAGTATCGCCTGAACCATTACCGATCGGTGTTTCAAGAGGCGCTGCGTGAGGCTCGCCTGGAAGTGGCCGGGGGGTGTTGCGGATGA